The Gammaproteobacteria bacterium genome includes the window GACATTACCGCCAGCGTCGAGGACAGATGCGTCGATAAGGCCTGGGTACGCCGTGTTGCGGAAGTCATTGATATTCCCTTTTGTGTTGCAGGGGGCATACGCGCTTTGCGTGATGCGGAAACCATTTTGACTATGGGGGCCGATAAAATTTCGATCAATTCCCCTGCACTCGAACAGCCCGCTTTGATCACCGAACTGGCCAATGCGTTCGGTCAACAATGTATCGTGGTGGGCATTGACAGTTACTATGACGACAACACGCAACAGTGGCATGTTTATCAATACACAGGCGATGAACAAAAGGGACGTGATACTGGACGACTGACGCAAGCATGGATACAAGAAGTCCAAGATCGGGGAGCGGGCGAAATTGTGCTCAATACCATGAACCACGACGGCATACGCAGCGGCTATGACATACACCAACTCAAAGTGATGCGTTCGATCTGCCAGGTTCCTTTGATTGCCTCTGGC containing:
- the hisF gene encoding imidazole glycerol phosphate synthase subunit HisF, yielding MLAKRIIPCLDVKHGQVVKGIQFRHHKVVGDIVTLARLYAEQGADELVFYDITASVEDRCVDKAWVRRVAEVIDIPFCVAGGIRALRDAETILTMGADKISINSPALEQPALITELANAFGQQCIVVGIDSYYDDNTQQWHVYQYTGDEQKGRDTGRLTQAWIQEVQDRGAGEIVLNTMNHDGIRSGYDIHQLKVMRSICQVPLIASGGAGALSHFAEVFQEADVDGALAASVFHKGMLSIPEVKSYLQKEGVCVREPINAE